In the genome of Triticum urartu cultivar G1812 chromosome 5, Tu2.1, whole genome shotgun sequence, one region contains:
- the LOC125509653 gene encoding translation initiation factor IF-2-like: MDPDGDGSFHRKEAISAVQDVDQYYGDDDDYDDLYNDVNVGDGFLHASQPPVQPPPPALPPKQHQLPPQQAPPPPPQQQQVLPTPSLPLPPPPPPMGHPEKVHIPGVASGPAPIQDRPNPSHLPPPPQPPVAAAPPPPPHHQIQAGGDGFHRQGGGNFGGGPIVVGNGGGGDGPGATTLFVGDLHWWTTDADLEAELVKYGHVKEVRFFDEKASGKSKGYCQVDFFDPGAAAACKEGMNGHPFNGRPCVVAFASPNTVRRMGEAQMKNNQPMGQQNSGMQKSGGRGGGGPPGGPPGPQVGGNYGGRGGGGAGGGGGGGGGGGAGGGNWGRGPGGGGMGGRGPGGNMRNRMGPVGGRGIMGNGGMVAPPPPMMHPGGMMGQGFDPTGYGAAMGRMGGGFGGFPGGPGGAPFPGLMQPFPPVVAPHVNPAFFGRGGGMGAGGVGMWPDPSMGGGWGGEEQSSYGDDAASDQHYGEGGSHGKERPPEREWSGAPERRREREKDLPPPPELPERRHRDERDMGRERERERDRGGDRERERDRGDRERERDRGDRDRHRDDRDRHGDYHRHRERDSDRTEDWDRGRSSGRRSRSREVDHSKRRRMSHE, from the coding sequence atggatcCCGACGGGGACGGCTCCTTCCACCGGAAGGAGGCCATCTCCGCCGTGCAGGACGTCGACCAGTACTacggcgacgacgacgactacGACGACCTCTACAACGACGTCAACGTCGGGGACGGCTTCCTCCACGCCTCCCAGCCCCCCGTCCAGCCCCCGCCGCCGGCGCTGCCCCCCAAGCAGCACCAGCTCCCCCCGCAGCAggcgcccccgccgccgccgcaacaGCAGCAGGTTCTGCCCACCCCTTCGCTCCCgctgcccccgccgccgcccccgatGGGCCACCCGGAGAAGGTCCACATCCCGGGAGTCGCGTCCGGCCCTGCCCCCATCCAAGACCGCCCCAACCCGTCCCATCTCCCGCCGCCGCCTCAGCCTCCCGTCGccgcggcgccgccgccgcctccccacCACCAGATCCAGGCGGGAGGAGACGGGTTCCACCGGCAGGGAGGGGGCAACTTCGGGGGAGGACCGATAGTTGTTGGCAACGGCGGGGGTGGCGACGGCCCTGGCGCTACCACGCTCTTCGTTGGGGACCTCCACTGGTGGACGACGGACGCGGATCTGGAGGCGGAGCTCGTCAAGTACGGCCATGTCAAGGAAGTCAGGTTCTTTGATGAGAAGGCCAGCGGGAAATCCAAGGGATATTGCCAGGTCGATTTCTTTGACCCTGGCGCTGCTGCTGCCTGCAAGGAGGGCATGAACGGCCACCCGTTCAATGGCCGTCCCTGTGTCGTGGCCTTTGCTTCGCCTAACACTGTACGCCGCATGGGTGAAGCTCAGATGAAGAACAACCAACCGATGGGTCAGCAGAATTCAGGTATGCAGAAGAGTGGTGGCAGAGGTGGTGGTGGTCCACCTGGAGGCCCGCCTGGGCCTCAGGTTGGAGGAAACTATGGTGGCCGGGGAGGCGGAGGagctggtggtggtggcggtggtggaggaggaggcggggcAGGTGGTGGGAATTGGGGCAGAGGTCCAGGTGGTGGTGGGATGGGGGGTAGAGGTCCTGGTGGGAATATGAGGAATCGGATGGGTCCGGTGGGTGGCCGAGGGATCATGGGGAACGGAGGGATGGTGGCTCCACCGCCACCAATGATGCATCCCGGAGGGATGATGGGGCAGGGATTTGATCCCACTGGCTATGGTGCAGCCATGGGAAGGATGGGTGGAGGGTTTGGAGGGTTCCCTGGTGGACCTGGTGGTGCACCATTCCCAGGCTTGATGCAGCCATTCCCACCTGTGGTTGCTCCTCATGTGAACCCAGCGTTCTTTGGGAGAGGAGGTGGTATGGGTGCCGGGGGTGTTGGAATGTGGCCAGACCCAAGCATGGGTGGTGGTTGGGGAGGCGAGGAACAATCAAGCTATGGTGATGATGCAGCATCTGATCAGCACTATGGAGAAGGTGGAAGCCATGGTAAAGAGAGGCCACCAGAGCGGGAATGGTCAGGTGCACCAGAAAGGAGGCGGGAGAGGGAAAAAGATTTGCCCCCACCACCAGAATTGCCAGAGAGAAGGCACCGTGATGAACGGGATATGGGTCGTgagagggaaagagagagggacAGAGGAGGAGATAGGGAAAGGGAGAGGGACAGAGGAGATAGGGAAAGGGAGAGGGATAGAGGAGATAGGGACAGACACCGGGATGACAGAGATCGCCATGGTGATTATCACAGACACAGGGAGCGTGATTCTGATCGTACTGAAGACTGGGATAGAGGAAGATCATCTGGGAGACGAAGCAGGTCAAGGGAGGTTGATCACTCAAAGCGGCGACGAATGTCGCACGAGTGA